The Meriones unguiculatus strain TT.TT164.6M chromosome 1, Bangor_MerUng_6.1, whole genome shotgun sequence genome has a segment encoding these proteins:
- the Slc26a3 gene encoding chloride anion exchanger: MIEAIGNQYVVARPVYSTNTFGEEFKKTQRHHKTLLDHLRKCCSCSSQKAKKIALSLFPIASWLPAYKIKEWLLSDIVSGISTGLVAVLQGLAFALLVNIPPSYGLYAAFFPVLTYFFLGTSRHISVGPFPVLSMMVGVVVTRVASGTNTAPELSSGSPENATDQEKIMVAASVTVLSGIIQLLLGVLQIGFVVIYLSESLISGFTTAAAIHVLVSQLKFMLQLNVPAHSDPFSIFKVLESIFTQIQKTNIADLVTSVVILVVVFVVKEINQRYRNKLPVPIPIELIMTVIATGVSYGCNFRERFGVAVVGNMSLGFQPPITPSVEVFRDTIGDSFGIAIVGFAVAFSVASVYSLKYDYPIDGNQELIALGVSNIFTGAFQGFAGSTALSRSGVQESTGGKTQIAGLLSAVIVLIVIVAIGFLLQPLQKSVLAALALGNLKGMLMQFAEIGRLWKKDKYDCLIWIMTFIFAIVLGLGLGLAASVAFQLLTIVFRTQFPKCSTLANVGRSNIYKNKKNYADVYEPEGVKIFRCPAPIYFANIGFFKQKLMEAVGFNPLRILRKRNKALKKIRKLQKQGLLQVTPKGFICTSDGFKDSDEELDNNQIEELDQPIDTADLPFDIDWNADLPLNITVPKVSLHSLILDFSAVSFLDVSSMRGLRTILQEFIRIKVDVYIVGADDDFIDKLARCEFFDDEVKDSIFFLTIHDAVLHILMKKDYSTSKFNSSQEKEMKFDFTINTNGGLRNREYQVPVETKF, from the exons ATGATCGAAGCCATAGGGAATCAGTACGTGGTGGCCAGACCAGTGTATTCCACGAATACTTTTGGAGAGGAGTTCAAGAAGACGCAGAGACATCACAAGACGCTCCTGGATCATCTCAGAAAGTGCTGTAG CTGCTCTTCACAAAAGGCCAAGAAAATTGCCCTGTCCTTGTTCCCCATAGCATCTTGGTTGCCAGCATACAAGATAAAGGAATGGCTTCTGAGTGACATCGTTTCTGGCATCAGCACAGGGCTAGTGGCTGTACTACAAg GTTTAGCATTTGCTCTGCTGGTCAACATCCCTCCGTCCTATGGGTTGTACGCGGCCTTTTTCCCAGTCCTCACCTACTTTTTCTTGGGCACTTCTAGACACATATCTGTGG GTCCGTTTCCAGTTCTGAGTATGATGGTGGGAGTTGTAGTGACAAGAGTGGCCTCGGGTACCAATACTGCTCCAGAGTTGTCCTCAGGCTCTCCAGAAAATGCAACGGACCAGGAGAAAATAATGGTGGCTGCATCAGTAACTGTTCTTTCTGGAATCATCCAG CTGCTCCTGGGGGTTCTGCAGATAGGGTTTGTGGTGATATACCTATCCGAGTCCCTGATCAGTGGCTTCACCACAGCAGCTGCCATTCACGTTCTGGTTTCTCAACTGAAATTCATGCTACAGCTGAACGTCCCAGCGCACAGTGACCCCTTCTCCATTTTCAAA GTCCTAGAGTCAATCTTCACACAAATTCAGAAGACTAACATTGCAGATCTCGTGACATCTGTGGTTATTCTTGTGGTTGTGTTTGTTGTCAAAGAAATCAATCAGCGCTACAGAAACAAGCTTCCAGTGCCCATCCCCATCGAACTCATCATG ACTGTAATCGCAACAGGCGTGTCCTATGGCTGTAACTTTCGAGAGAGGTTTGGTGTGGCCGTGGTTGGGAACATGAGTCTTGG ATTTCAGCCCCCTATTACACCCAGTGTGGAAGTTTTCCGAGACACCATAGGCGACAGCTTTGGCATCGCGATCGTCGGCTTTGCAGTGGCCTTTTCGGTTGCCAGCGTCTATTCCCTCAAATATGATTATCCGATTGATGGTAATCAG GAGTTAATTGCCTTGGGAGTCAGTAACATATTCACCGGGGCATTCCAAGGATTTGCAGGGAGCACAGCCCTTTCCAGATCAGGTGTCCAGGAGAGCACAGGCGGCAAAACACAG ATTGCGGGCCTTCTCTCGGCTGTCATTGTGCTGATTGTCATTGTGGCCATCGGGTTCCTTCTGCAGCCACTACAGAAG TCTGTGCTGGCAGCCTTAGCACTTGGAAACCTAAAGGGAATGCTGATGCAGTTTGCTGAAATAGGCAGATTGTGGAAAAAGGATAAATATGATTGT TTGATTTGGATCATGACCTTCATCTTTGCCATTGTCCTGGGCCTCGGGCTGGGCCTGGCAGCAAGTGTGGCATTTCAGCTCTTAACTATTGTGTTCAGGACCCAATT TCCAAAATGCAGCACACTGGCTAACGTCGGGAGGAGCAACATctacaagaataaaaaaaattatgctgAC GTGTATGAGCCAGAAGGAGTGAAAATTTTCAGATGTCCGGCTCCGATCTACTTTGCAAACATTGGTTTCTTCAAGCAGAAACTTATGGAGGCT GTTGGCTTTAATCCACTTCGAATTCTACGCAAGCGCAATAAAGCTCTGAAGAAAATCCGAAAACTGCAGAAACAAGGCCTACTACAAGTGACACCT AAAGGCTTCATCTGCACCTCTGACGGCTTTAAAGACTCCGACGAAGAACTGGACAACAACCAGATAGAAGAACTGGATCAGCCGATCGACACTGCAGACCTGCCCTTTGACATAGACTGGAACGCGGATCTTCCTCTCAACATCACCGTCCCCAAAGTCAGCCTCCACAGCCTCATCCTCGACTTCTCAGCAGTGTCCTTCCTCGACGTCTCCTCAATGAGGGGCCTCAGAACG ATTTTACAAGAATTTATTAGGATCAAGGTAGATGTATATATTGTTGGAGCCGATG atgATTTCATTGACAAACTTGCTCGGTGTGAATTCTTTGATGACGAAGTCAAAGACTCAATATTTTTCTTAACCATCCATGATGCTGTCTTGCACATTTTGATGAAGAAGGACTACAGCACTTCAAAGTTTAATTCCAGCCAG gaaaaagaaatgaaatttgactTTACCATAAATACAAATGGAGGATTACGGAATCGGGAATATCAG